A single Bacteroidales bacterium DNA region contains:
- the aprB gene encoding adenylyl-sulfate reductase subunit beta — MPSFVITDKCDGCKSLDRTACQYICPNDLMVLNTDLNKAYNRAPEMCWECYSCVKICPTQAIEVRGYADFVPLGAVVQPLRGTDAILWTVKFRNNTIKRFRFPIRTTPEGSITPDAGFDTGTTDLKSPVLRTEPSSLGTNDLSTL; from the coding sequence ATGCCCAGTTTTGTCATCACCGATAAATGCGACGGATGTAAATCCCTTGACCGCACCGCCTGCCAGTATATATGCCCCAACGACCTGATGGTCCTGAACACGGATTTGAATAAAGCATACAACCGTGCACCCGAGATGTGCTGGGAATGTTACAGCTGCGTGAAAATTTGCCCGACACAGGCCATCGAAGTGAGGGGTTACGCGGATTTTGTGCCTCTTGGCGCCGTAGTGCAACCTCTGCGTGGAACAGATGCCATCCTCTGGACGGTCAAATTCCGGAATAACACGATAAAACGTTTTCGTTTTCCGATCAGGACCACCCCGGAAGGTTCCATCACTCCTGACGCCGGATTCGACACAGGAACCACTGATCTGAAAAGCCCTGTGCTGCGCACCGAACCATCCTCTCTGGGAACGAACGATCTATCCACACTTTAA
- a CDS encoding alpha-L-fucosidase, with amino-acid sequence MKIIFIITTLFCCTWIDFASSGYEKIHGWQFNCHFEVITGKPISDLTGMDTLRQRAFSHGDTLSSAPNYFFIEPHDTQEDIIRKAASVAPTGRQFTWQQNEFTAFTHFGINTFTDREWGDGKEAPMLFDPSDFNARQWVNVIKGAGMKMLILTAKHHDGFCLWPSRVTEHSVKNSSWKNGKGDMVAEVAAACQEAGIRFGVYLSPWDRHEASYGDSPVYNEFFRNQLRELLTNYGEISEVWFDGACGEGPNGKRQVYDWPSYYRVVRELQPNAVIFGFGPDVRWVGTESGVGRETEWSVIPDVIQPVDSLSENNTFTADEMFIPGDRMADDLGSRERLLEAKTLYWYPSEADVSIRPGWFYHAGQDSLVKTPQQLVDIYFNSVGRNSVLLLNIPPDRRGKISDPDIQSLEGMRRLLDRIFESNFLAGAAVSSSSEIEGFEARFLTDGNPDTYWSADPAETTATIEITLQEPQLFDVLQLRENIRAGQRIEQFYLEVWQGERWQRICQGTTVGYQRLLRFAPVKAHRIRLVISQSRLNPELMEAGVYSTM; translated from the coding sequence ATGAAAATCATATTCATAATAACCACTTTGTTCTGTTGCACGTGGATCGATTTCGCCTCCAGCGGATACGAAAAAATCCACGGATGGCAATTCAACTGCCATTTCGAGGTGATTACCGGCAAACCAATAAGTGACTTGACGGGTATGGATACCCTGAGACAGCGGGCCTTTTCCCATGGCGATACTCTCAGTTCTGCTCCCAATTATTTTTTTATCGAGCCACATGATACCCAGGAAGACATCATCCGTAAAGCAGCCAGCGTTGCCCCGACCGGACGGCAGTTTACCTGGCAGCAGAACGAGTTCACTGCTTTTACCCATTTTGGCATCAATACCTTCACCGACCGGGAATGGGGAGACGGCAAGGAGGCTCCGATGTTGTTCGATCCTTCTGATTTCAATGCCCGGCAGTGGGTGAACGTGATCAAAGGGGCGGGCATGAAAATGCTGATTCTCACGGCCAAGCATCACGATGGATTTTGCCTTTGGCCCAGCAGGGTTACGGAACATTCGGTCAAAAACAGTTCCTGGAAGAATGGAAAAGGAGATATGGTGGCTGAGGTTGCCGCTGCCTGCCAGGAGGCGGGGATCAGGTTCGGTGTTTATCTGTCGCCCTGGGACCGCCACGAAGCATCCTATGGTGATTCACCGGTGTACAACGAATTTTTCCGTAACCAGCTTCGGGAGCTGTTGACGAATTATGGTGAGATCTCCGAGGTATGGTTCGATGGCGCCTGTGGGGAGGGACCCAATGGCAAACGGCAGGTATATGACTGGCCATCCTATTACCGGGTTGTCAGGGAACTGCAGCCCAATGCCGTCATCTTTGGTTTTGGACCTGACGTGCGCTGGGTGGGCACTGAATCAGGTGTCGGTAGGGAGACAGAATGGAGTGTGATTCCGGATGTCATCCAGCCGGTTGATTCCCTGTCCGAAAACAATACATTTACGGCGGATGAGATGTTCATACCCGGTGATCGGATGGCCGATGATCTGGGCAGCAGGGAAAGGCTCCTGGAAGCAAAGACTCTGTACTGGTATCCTTCTGAAGCGGATGTTTCGATCAGGCCAGGGTGGTTCTACCATGCCGGTCAGGATAGCCTGGTGAAGACGCCGCAGCAACTGGTGGACATCTATTTCAACTCCGTGGGCCGCAACTCCGTGCTGCTGCTCAATATTCCACCCGACAGACGGGGCAAGATCAGTGATCCCGATATTCAGAGCCTGGAAGGTATGCGGAGGTTACTTGACCGTATTTTTGAATCAAATTTTTTGGCGGGAGCCGCCGTATCTTCCTCAAGTGAAATAGAAGGCTTCGAAGCACGTTTTCTGACGGATGGGAATCCCGACACCTATTGGTCAGCCGATCCGGCTGAAACTACAGCCACCATTGAAATCACGCTTCAGGAGCCTCAGCTTTTTGATGTTCTGCAGCTTCGGGAAAATATCCGGGCGGGGCAGCGGATCGAACAGTTTTACCTGGAGGTGTGGCAGGGTGAGCGTTGGCAAAGGATCTGCCAAGGGACAACGGTGGGGTATCAGCGGCTTCTCAGGTTCGCACCGGTTAAGGCTCACCGGATCCGGCTGGTGATATCGCAATCACGACTGAATCCGGAGCTGATGGAGGCGGGGGTGTACAGCACTATGTAG